A window from Dehalobacter sp. DCA encodes these proteins:
- a CDS encoding dihydroorotate dehydrogenase electron transfer subunit, whose translation MNLKEKVVINEGIGHPAQGLYKLVLSGEAAKTARPGQFLHIQVTDTSDPLLRRPLSIAGIDPERGEVTIYYRIKGKGTELLSRIPAGQVLSVLGPLGTGFSIPEKGELLLIAGGIGMFPLFSVIQSAEKYPVKIKVLWGGENKDFLDSADLNLLLQKGLDVELSTLDGSFGEKGLVTTLLEKHLAVGSTHELLREGLLQAAACGPNGMLKAVAGICLNSDVPLEVSLEERMACGVGACLGCVCTVRAENGGLKRKRVCKEGPVMNGQEVVWDADI comes from the coding sequence ATGAACCTCAAGGAAAAAGTCGTGATTAATGAAGGGATCGGACACCCCGCTCAAGGCTTGTACAAACTTGTTTTGAGCGGAGAAGCTGCAAAAACAGCTCGACCAGGCCAGTTCCTGCATATCCAGGTCACGGACACGAGTGACCCGCTTCTGCGCAGACCACTTAGCATTGCCGGGATCGACCCTGAACGTGGAGAAGTGACCATCTACTACAGAATCAAAGGGAAAGGAACTGAACTACTCTCGAGGATACCGGCGGGTCAAGTGCTTAGTGTGCTGGGACCGCTGGGGACGGGCTTTTCAATCCCGGAGAAAGGGGAACTTCTGCTGATTGCAGGCGGAATAGGGATGTTTCCGCTGTTCTCTGTAATCCAGTCCGCGGAGAAATATCCAGTAAAGATAAAAGTCCTCTGGGGAGGAGAAAACAAAGATTTTCTGGACAGTGCAGATTTGAATCTACTGCTGCAAAAAGGTTTGGATGTTGAACTTTCAACGCTGGACGGAAGTTTTGGAGAGAAAGGTCTGGTCACCACACTGCTGGAAAAGCATCTGGCTGTCGGAAGCACGCATGAATTGCTGCGCGAGGGGCTTCTGCAGGCTGCAGCCTGTGGTCCGAACGGTATGCTGAAGGCTGTCGCAGGAATTTGCCTAAACAGCGATGTTCCGCTGGAGGTTTCTTTGGAAGAGCGGATGGCCTGCGGGGTAGGCGCATGTTTGGGCTGTGTCTGTACTGTCAGAGCCGAAAACGGCGGACTGAAACGAAAACGCGTCTGCAAAGAGGGACCAGTAATGAATGGGCAGGAGGTGGTCTGGGATGCAGACATTTAA
- a CDS encoding calcium-transporting P-type ATPase, PMR1-type, which translates to MQRQVWHILTGGEICKGFKVDPEKGLSDREVSRRLAEFGPNSLVVKKGVNPVFLFLGQFKDFMVLVLMVATLISGLLGEIADAVTILAIVFLNAVLGFIQEYKAERSMESLRSLTAPEAMVLRNSRTEKVPASGLAPGDILMLEAGDRIPADIRWLNTSNIRVEESALTGESQPVAKMNQPLNDEYSSVADRKNMGYMGTVVVNGRGLGIVIATGMNTEMGMIAGMIQEVKEEETPLQKRLAQLGKWLVTISLAVCVVVVVTGVLQGESFEKMFFAGVSLAVAAIPEGLPAIVTVALAIGVQRMVKRNAVIRKLPAVETLGCATVICSDKTGTLTQNEMTVRRIFCDNQVITLTGQGYDPKGDYHGADPYKDKGPLKELLRCAALCNNAVLTKKGIQVAGLFRGKGQDSIWGIEGDPTEGALLVAAAKAGVWREALERKEQRVAEIPFESERKRMTVIYKNKEEYKAYVKGAPDVVLGLCSREMTKDGVVELTSERRKQILFYNDEMASHALRVLALGLKDVRRGEPNGDVENDLIFLGLTGMIDPPRTSAVKAIKVCQAAGIKPVMITGDHKLTAQAVAKELGIIRGFNERVVTGIELDQMTDEDLSHIVMNISVFARVAPRDKLRIVRALKKNGQIVAMTGDGVNDAPAVKEADIGVAMGQTGTDVTKEASAMVISDDNFAAIVAAVEEGRGIYDNIRKFIRYLLSCNLGEVLTMFLGTLTGLPLPLLPIQILWVNLVTDGLPAMALGVDGTEPDIMKRVPRQPEESVFARGLGQKILIRGTIIGLATLFVFVIGLWYGVGLLAARTMAFTTLVFSQLFHVFDCKSERRGIFEVGIFSNPLLVVAVAISVTMQLSVIYLPALQAIFKTTALVGWQWLVILVAAGGPSLLIGLTRLLRNRYQPTKSSPNFSFKKSVH; encoded by the coding sequence ATGCAGCGGCAAGTATGGCACATATTAACCGGCGGAGAAATATGCAAAGGATTTAAAGTAGATCCTGAAAAGGGTCTTAGTGATAGGGAAGTCAGCCGGCGGCTGGCGGAATTTGGTCCGAATTCTCTGGTTGTAAAAAAAGGGGTTAACCCGGTTTTCTTATTTTTGGGTCAGTTTAAGGATTTCATGGTTCTGGTGCTGATGGTTGCTACGCTTATTTCAGGTCTGCTGGGGGAAATTGCGGACGCAGTAACCATTCTGGCTATTGTTTTTCTGAATGCAGTGCTCGGCTTTATTCAGGAATACAAGGCTGAAAGGTCCATGGAATCGCTGCGTTCCCTGACGGCACCGGAGGCGATGGTTCTGCGTAATAGTAGGACGGAAAAGGTACCTGCATCCGGCTTGGCTCCGGGGGACATTCTCATGCTGGAAGCAGGTGACCGGATACCTGCCGATATCCGATGGCTGAACACCTCAAACATTCGTGTGGAAGAATCAGCGCTAACCGGAGAATCCCAACCGGTCGCTAAAATGAACCAGCCTTTGAATGACGAATACAGTTCGGTTGCCGACCGGAAAAACATGGGCTATATGGGAACCGTGGTTGTGAACGGGAGGGGACTTGGGATCGTTATAGCCACAGGCATGAATACCGAGATGGGTATGATTGCCGGAATGATTCAGGAGGTGAAGGAGGAAGAGACGCCTCTGCAAAAAAGGCTGGCTCAGCTTGGGAAATGGCTGGTCACGATCAGTCTTGCCGTCTGTGTTGTTGTCGTGGTGACAGGAGTTTTACAAGGAGAAAGCTTCGAAAAGATGTTTTTTGCCGGAGTATCTCTGGCAGTCGCTGCGATCCCTGAAGGTCTTCCGGCAATTGTTACGGTTGCGCTGGCAATCGGTGTGCAGCGGATGGTCAAACGCAACGCAGTGATCCGAAAGCTTCCGGCTGTGGAAACCCTGGGCTGCGCGACTGTAATCTGCTCAGATAAGACCGGAACGCTGACCCAAAATGAAATGACGGTTCGGCGGATTTTTTGTGATAACCAAGTCATTACGCTGACGGGTCAGGGCTATGACCCCAAAGGCGATTATCATGGCGCTGACCCGTATAAGGATAAAGGCCCTCTGAAAGAACTGCTAAGGTGTGCAGCCCTGTGCAATAATGCTGTATTAACCAAGAAAGGAATTCAGGTGGCAGGACTTTTCAGAGGCAAAGGTCAGGACAGCATCTGGGGAATCGAAGGTGATCCGACGGAAGGCGCCCTTCTGGTTGCGGCCGCCAAAGCGGGAGTCTGGCGGGAGGCTTTGGAACGGAAGGAACAAAGGGTTGCGGAAATCCCTTTTGAATCGGAACGGAAAAGGATGACGGTTATTTATAAGAATAAGGAGGAATATAAAGCCTACGTCAAAGGAGCGCCGGATGTTGTTCTGGGACTATGCTCGCGGGAGATGACGAAGGATGGCGTGGTGGAACTGACCTCCGAAAGAAGAAAGCAAATTCTGTTTTACAATGATGAGATGGCATCGCATGCACTCAGGGTTCTGGCGCTTGGGTTGAAAGATGTTCGGCGCGGCGAACCAAACGGTGATGTGGAAAATGATCTAATATTCCTGGGTTTGACAGGGATGATTGATCCGCCACGTACGAGTGCGGTGAAAGCGATAAAAGTATGCCAGGCTGCCGGGATAAAGCCAGTCATGATTACCGGGGACCATAAGCTGACGGCGCAGGCTGTCGCGAAAGAACTCGGGATCATTCGCGGATTTAATGAACGGGTCGTTACCGGAATAGAACTTGATCAAATGACAGATGAAGATCTAAGCCACATAGTCATGAATATTTCGGTGTTTGCCCGGGTCGCACCAAGGGATAAACTTAGAATCGTCAGGGCTTTAAAAAAGAACGGCCAAATTGTGGCGATGACCGGAGACGGCGTCAATGATGCCCCCGCTGTGAAAGAAGCGGATATTGGAGTCGCCATGGGGCAGACCGGAACCGATGTCACCAAAGAGGCGTCGGCCATGGTAATCTCTGATGACAATTTTGCGGCGATCGTCGCAGCGGTCGAAGAAGGAAGAGGAATTTATGACAATATCCGAAAGTTTATCCGGTATCTTCTTTCCTGCAATCTCGGAGAAGTGCTGACCATGTTTCTGGGAACGCTTACAGGGCTACCGCTGCCTTTGCTGCCGATACAGATTCTCTGGGTCAATCTGGTTACGGACGGTTTGCCGGCGATGGCTTTGGGGGTGGACGGAACAGAACCGGATATCATGAAGAGGGTTCCGCGTCAGCCGGAGGAAAGTGTATTTGCGCGGGGATTAGGGCAAAAGATTCTAATCAGGGGAACGATTATTGGTTTAGCGACACTCTTTGTATTTGTCATCGGTTTATGGTACGGCGTCGGTCTTTTAGCGGCACGGACCATGGCGTTTACCACGCTTGTTTTTTCTCAGCTTTTTCATGTCTTTGATTGCAAGTCGGAACGCCGCGGAATCTTTGAGGTTGGTATATTTTCCAATCCATTGCTGGTCGTGGCAGTAGCAATCTCTGTTACCATGCAGCTATCGGTAATCTATCTTCCGGCTTTGCAGGCAATTTTCAAGACTACAGCGCTGGTCGGCTGGCAATGGCTTGTCATTCTGGTGGCTGCCGGTGGACCCAGCCTGCTGATCGGCTTGACAAGACTGCTCCGGAACAGATATCAGCCAACTAAATCCAGCCCAAATTTTAGCTTTAAGAAAAGCGTTCACTAA
- the pyrE gene encoding orotate phosphoribosyltransferase codes for MDKFRNHILEGGINVSDHSTTERLNENDILDIFKETGALLQGHFLLTSGKHSARYMQCAQVLQYPRKAAVLGKDLAGKFEGMEIETVIGPAMGGIVVAHEVGRNLGVKAIFTERQNGEMALRRGFKLEPGEKVLVVEDVITTGGSVKEVINIVKEAGAVPVGVGVLVDRSGGKADFDGLLLHSLIQMNIEAYEPDDCPLCKQGIPWEKPGSRGIK; via the coding sequence ATGGATAAATTCAGAAATCATATTTTGGAAGGTGGAATAAACGTGTCTGATCATTCAACGACTGAAAGATTAAATGAAAATGACATTCTCGATATTTTCAAGGAGACCGGAGCGCTGCTTCAAGGCCATTTTCTTCTTACTTCAGGGAAACACAGCGCGCGTTACATGCAGTGCGCCCAGGTACTTCAGTATCCGAGGAAAGCTGCAGTACTCGGAAAGGACCTGGCCGGAAAGTTTGAAGGAATGGAGATCGAAACTGTTATTGGTCCTGCGATGGGCGGGATTGTCGTCGCCCATGAGGTTGGCCGGAACTTAGGGGTAAAAGCGATCTTTACCGAAAGGCAGAATGGGGAAATGGCGCTCAGGAGAGGATTCAAGCTTGAACCTGGCGAAAAAGTCCTCGTGGTCGAAGATGTTATTACGACCGGCGGATCGGTTAAAGAAGTCATCAATATCGTCAAGGAAGCCGGTGCAGTTCCGGTCGGTGTAGGTGTGCTTGTGGACCGTAGTGGTGGCAAAGCTGATTTTGACGGACTTTTGCTGCACAGCTTGATCCAGATGAATATTGAAGCTTATGAGCCGGATGATTGCCCGCTTTGCAAGCAGGGTATCCCGTGGGAGAAACCTGGGAGCCGGGGAATAAAATAG
- a CDS encoding Rqc2 family fibronectin-binding protein: MALDSITLYHLLKELTPVLVGTRIDKIQQPEKEEVHLLLRSPGKNLRLLLNAGSTSARLHLTEQNKKNPVSPPMFCMILRKHLEGGKIIGISQFGLERIITLTVQNYNERGDLQDYQLILEVMGKHSNLILVDPQTNIILDGIRRYSHLLSRHREVLPGRLYISPPSQHKAEAVSDEQKWMSVILGYPLDRKVCDVLVNLFDGISPELAKELVLRACLELDVLLDNCGQIDLSRLFQAYSFFLLAKQDTAADPCVYYQSGRDKNMPAAFTFIPYVQYEGLKLQKTSYLNDAVDLYYTQRMTSQKNEAKKGSLRKVVQDHFVHISKKDVIYCDTIAKAQKGLEYQKLGELLTANLYTLASGMKEVTVEDYTDPDYKSVTIALDPNLTGINNAQRYYKIYNKAKSTIKKTTPLQETAQEEMNYLQTLALSIDQAEDDIELNEIYQELIDQGYIKKQDRHQMKKKQAAGREQNSISQPHVYLSKNGKTILVGRNNKQNDRMTWREAKPGDLWLHVKNIPGSHVIVPLSEEEEFPDDNTLLDAAALAIYFSQARGSSHVPVDYTHVRQIKKPRGAKPGMVVYEQNWSLLLTPEQDAIERLLATEQPITL; the protein is encoded by the coding sequence ATGGCCCTTGACAGTATTACACTCTATCATCTATTGAAAGAGCTTACGCCGGTTCTGGTTGGAACGCGTATTGATAAAATTCAGCAGCCTGAAAAAGAGGAGGTCCATCTTCTACTGCGGAGTCCCGGAAAAAATTTGCGTCTGCTGTTAAATGCCGGCAGCACTTCCGCCAGACTGCATCTGACTGAGCAAAATAAAAAAAATCCTGTCTCACCTCCGATGTTCTGCATGATTCTACGCAAACATCTCGAAGGCGGCAAGATTATCGGGATCAGTCAGTTCGGACTGGAACGCATCATTACCCTGACCGTACAGAATTACAATGAAAGAGGCGATCTTCAAGATTATCAGCTTATCCTGGAAGTCATGGGCAAGCACAGCAATTTGATTTTAGTTGATCCTCAGACCAACATTATTCTGGACGGAATCAGACGGTATTCCCATCTCCTGAGCAGACACCGGGAAGTGCTTCCCGGAAGATTGTATATCTCACCGCCTTCCCAGCATAAAGCCGAAGCTGTCAGCGATGAACAAAAATGGATGTCAGTCATCCTCGGGTATCCGCTTGATCGAAAAGTCTGTGATGTCCTGGTGAATCTGTTTGACGGTATCAGTCCTGAACTGGCCAAAGAGCTTGTTCTGAGGGCTTGTCTTGAGCTAGATGTGCTTCTTGACAACTGCGGACAAATTGACCTGAGCCGTCTTTTCCAGGCTTATTCCTTTTTCCTGCTGGCCAAACAGGATACAGCCGCTGATCCGTGCGTATATTATCAGTCCGGACGGGACAAGAACATGCCGGCTGCTTTTACCTTTATTCCGTATGTGCAGTACGAAGGTCTCAAACTTCAGAAAACATCGTATCTAAATGACGCGGTAGATTTGTATTACACCCAAAGAATGACCAGTCAGAAGAATGAGGCCAAAAAAGGCTCGCTCCGCAAGGTTGTCCAGGATCATTTTGTCCACATCAGCAAGAAAGACGTTATCTATTGTGATACAATCGCCAAGGCTCAAAAAGGGCTGGAATATCAAAAACTCGGAGAACTTTTGACGGCCAATCTCTATACGCTTGCATCGGGCATGAAAGAAGTTACCGTAGAAGACTACACCGATCCCGATTACAAATCTGTTACGATTGCGCTTGATCCAAACCTGACCGGCATTAACAATGCTCAGCGCTACTACAAAATCTACAATAAGGCCAAATCAACGATCAAAAAAACCACACCTCTGCAGGAAACTGCCCAAGAAGAAATGAATTATCTCCAGACACTAGCTCTAAGCATTGACCAGGCTGAAGACGATATCGAACTTAATGAGATCTATCAGGAACTGATCGATCAGGGATATATCAAAAAACAGGACAGGCACCAGATGAAAAAGAAACAAGCTGCCGGAAGAGAACAGAATTCTATTTCTCAGCCACATGTTTATTTGTCTAAAAATGGCAAAACGATTTTGGTCGGACGCAACAATAAGCAGAATGACCGGATGACCTGGAGGGAAGCGAAGCCGGGTGATCTATGGCTTCACGTCAAGAATATTCCTGGTTCCCATGTCATTGTTCCTCTGTCTGAAGAGGAGGAGTTCCCGGACGATAATACCTTGCTCGATGCCGCGGCACTGGCCATTTATTTCAGCCAGGCCAGGGGGTCTTCCCATGTCCCTGTCGACTATACTCACGTCCGGCAAATCAAAAAACCCCGGGGGGCCAAACCCGGGATGGTTGTTTATGAGCAAAACTGGTCTCTTCTACTGACACCGGAGCAGGATGCTATCGAGCGGCTCCTAGCTACCGAACAACCGATAACTCTATAA
- a CDS encoding dihydroorotate dehydrogenase: MQTFNLETDLAGLKLKNPVITASGTYGFGETYAPFYEPSVLGGITVKGITPLPRLGNPVPRLAETPSGLLNSVGLENPGLEAFLKNYLPELALLDTAVIVNISGFSLEDYALMASSFQRGCGIAALEVNISCPNIKHGGMAFGTDPKSAEEVIAAVRKETDLPLIAKLSPNVTDITAMAKAVESGGADIISLINTLLGMQIDLNAQKPVLANTMGGLSGPAVRPVAVRMVYQVYQTVKLPVIGMGGILTWQDAIEFMLAGASAVSIGTANFGNPLAPVEILEGIKAYCNQRGYQSVGETVGLAHAQKG; the protein is encoded by the coding sequence ATGCAGACATTTAATCTTGAGACTGATCTGGCAGGATTAAAGCTTAAAAATCCTGTCATCACTGCCTCCGGCACGTATGGCTTCGGTGAAACCTATGCTCCGTTTTATGAACCCTCTGTTCTCGGTGGGATCACAGTCAAAGGGATTACACCGCTTCCGCGTCTTGGGAATCCTGTACCGAGGCTCGCGGAGACTCCATCAGGCCTACTGAATTCTGTAGGCTTGGAAAACCCCGGACTGGAGGCTTTCTTAAAAAACTATCTACCGGAGTTAGCCTTGCTGGACACAGCAGTGATTGTCAATATCTCGGGCTTCTCACTGGAAGATTATGCTCTGATGGCATCATCCTTCCAACGCGGCTGCGGGATTGCAGCCCTGGAAGTTAACATCTCTTGTCCGAACATCAAACACGGCGGGATGGCTTTCGGAACTGATCCCAAGAGTGCGGAAGAAGTCATCGCTGCCGTCAGAAAGGAAACGGATCTGCCGTTGATTGCGAAGCTGTCTCCGAATGTGACCGATATTACAGCGATGGCTAAAGCTGTGGAAAGTGGCGGGGCGGATATCATTTCTTTGATTAATACGCTTCTGGGCATGCAGATTGATCTCAATGCCCAGAAACCGGTGTTGGCCAACACGATGGGGGGGTTATCCGGTCCCGCAGTCCGGCCGGTAGCCGTCAGAATGGTCTATCAGGTCTATCAGACTGTAAAGCTGCCGGTCATCGGCATGGGAGGAATTTTGACCTGGCAGGATGCTATCGAGTTCATGCTGGCAGGTGCTTCGGCAGTGAGCATCGGAACAGCTAATTTTGGCAATCCGCTTGCGCCTGTTGAGATTTTGGAAGGAATTAAGGCCTATTGCAATCAGAGAGGTTATCAGTCGGTCGGGGAAACCGTTGGACTTGCCCATGCGCAGAAAGGATGA
- the pyrF gene encoding orotidine-5'-phosphate decarboxylase, giving the protein METLQSLNEKVIVALDVNTKEKALDIARVLAGSGCWLKVGLELYALSGLSLIQQFKELGFKIFLDLKLHDIPTTVEKTLRVLTASGVDMINVHCSGGYEMMARAAEVGQKAGKTIIGVTVLTSMGQEDLTSIGVQGSTQEQVLKLAMLARKANLNGVVSSAQEAKILREECGEDFLLVTPGIRPAWSEKNDQVRVLTPRMALEAGSSYLVVGRPITLNENPREAIEHLWD; this is encoded by the coding sequence ATGGAAACTTTGCAAAGTTTAAATGAAAAAGTTATCGTTGCCCTGGATGTCAATACGAAAGAAAAAGCCCTGGACATTGCCCGGGTGCTTGCCGGCAGCGGGTGCTGGCTGAAGGTCGGCCTCGAGCTTTATGCGCTTTCAGGTTTAAGCCTGATTCAACAGTTCAAGGAGCTCGGATTTAAAATATTTCTCGATCTCAAGCTGCATGATATTCCTACCACCGTCGAAAAAACCCTAAGGGTGCTGACCGCCTCCGGCGTGGATATGATCAATGTCCACTGCAGCGGCGGATATGAAATGATGGCCAGAGCGGCCGAGGTCGGCCAAAAGGCCGGCAAAACCATCATCGGCGTAACCGTCCTTACAAGTATGGGACAGGAAGACCTGACATCGATCGGGGTGCAGGGCAGTACGCAGGAGCAGGTACTGAAACTGGCAATGCTCGCTAGGAAAGCAAATTTGAACGGGGTCGTTTCTTCCGCGCAGGAAGCAAAAATTCTCCGGGAGGAATGCGGAGAAGATTTTCTTCTCGTAACACCGGGGATCCGGCCGGCCTGGAGCGAAAAAAATGACCAAGTACGGGTTCTTACCCCGCGCATGGCCCTGGAAGCCGGAAGCTCTTATCTGGTAGTCGGCAGACCGATTACCTTGAATGAGAATCCCAGGGAAGCCATAGAGCACCTATGGGATTAA
- a CDS encoding sensor domain-containing diguanylate cyclase codes for MLFQDFDVYFKSEQDKEEKLLYAFMSLEKIPDSVFWVDDEGNLSFVNEAACRTLGYTREELLTFNIRDFDPIVAGGINQNIIEYVDYGGLSLFRTFHKHKDGHLIPVEVLSTVRQLVGNKYLATSIVRDITDRVQVEEELKETYNRLEVLYNIYQATTSEKNINRLIRQAADIMKSTFEFDAFVFYIYDDYLQGPALYYTLGLPKEIIRKIEILPQYVGFIGQSLTSGFMAYSKYTEKTKIDESIKQLFLDYGFTDEMAFPIMFEQKTIGGIGLINKHNKPFKAKDKELLQAVCGQLSTVIQNLKLIHSLSKELKEHKRTAEALKKVNAELEKSAFTDQLTNIWNRRCFLKNSAIEIERSRRNKYPLSLLLLDIDHFKLINDNYGHQAGDQALIEFANLLRDNIRSFDSLARWGGEEFLILAPHLRAGNAVQYADRLRELIAEHLFQEVGEITASIGVTELANTDNIDSWIKKVDNALYRAKEQGRNRVEFNGVVIL; via the coding sequence ATGCTATTTCAGGATTTTGATGTCTATTTCAAAAGTGAGCAGGATAAAGAAGAAAAACTTCTATATGCCTTCATGAGCCTTGAAAAAATACCCGATAGCGTGTTCTGGGTCGATGACGAAGGAAACCTCTCTTTCGTCAATGAAGCCGCCTGCCGGACATTGGGCTACACCAGAGAAGAGCTGCTCACCTTCAATATTAGGGACTTTGACCCTATTGTTGCGGGCGGAATTAACCAAAACATTATTGAATATGTTGATTACGGAGGACTTTCTCTTTTCCGGACATTTCACAAACATAAGGACGGTCATCTAATCCCGGTCGAAGTATTAAGCACCGTCAGACAATTGGTCGGCAATAAATATCTCGCTACATCCATTGTCCGCGACATCACGGACCGGGTCCAGGTAGAGGAAGAATTAAAAGAGACGTACAACCGTCTTGAGGTCTTATATAATATTTATCAGGCGACGACAAGTGAAAAGAACATTAACAGACTCATCCGACAAGCTGCCGATATCATGAAAAGCACGTTTGAATTTGATGCTTTTGTTTTTTACATTTATGATGACTACCTGCAAGGACCGGCGTTATATTATACGCTTGGACTGCCCAAAGAAATCATCCGCAAAATAGAAATTCTGCCGCAGTATGTCGGTTTTATCGGTCAAAGTCTTACATCAGGCTTTATGGCATACTCCAAGTATACGGAAAAAACTAAAATTGATGAAAGCATCAAACAGTTATTTCTTGATTATGGCTTTACTGATGAAATGGCTTTTCCGATCATGTTTGAACAAAAAACGATCGGCGGCATTGGACTGATTAATAAGCATAATAAGCCTTTCAAAGCCAAAGATAAGGAATTGCTGCAGGCTGTTTGCGGGCAGCTCAGCACGGTTATCCAAAATCTCAAGCTGATCCACTCTCTGAGCAAAGAACTGAAAGAGCACAAACGCACAGCTGAAGCTTTAAAAAAAGTGAATGCTGAATTGGAAAAATCAGCATTCACCGACCAGCTCACAAATATTTGGAACCGAAGATGCTTTCTGAAGAATTCGGCAATTGAAATTGAACGTTCCAGACGTAACAAGTATCCGCTTTCCCTGCTGCTTCTGGATATTGACCACTTCAAATTGATCAATGACAACTATGGACATCAGGCTGGGGATCAGGCCTTGATTGAGTTTGCGAACCTTCTGCGGGATAATATCCGAAGCTTTGACTCTTTAGCACGTTGGGGAGGGGAAGAATTCCTGATCCTGGCGCCTCACCTTCGGGCCGGAAACGCCGTGCAGTACGCCGACAGGCTCAGGGAGTTGATTGCGGAACACCTGTTCCAGGAAGTCGGAGAAATCACGGCAAGCATCGGGGTCACCGAACTAGCCAATACCGATAACATAGATTCCTGGATCAAGAAGGTGGATAACGCTCTCTACCGAGCCAAGGAACAAGGACGCAACAGGGTTGAGTTCAATGGCGTTGTCATCCTCTGA
- a CDS encoding GGDEF domain-containing protein, with protein sequence MRFERLRKYFMVLPKENKDEFSRQLWKDNFLKLIVVAGFFSICESLLLIFFPRAVVDVEISILIFVPISLLMLPLLIQVYRKCNVYRKEIIYCTEVGYLIILLVFGCALSVLPQNELVSINPYIIAVFGIAAFIYLTPLTSFILYFTIYLFFFGVIPYYQPDPYTVEILRINAFIMNLCAWIFCRMVFRIRLLSLIYKKEIETKNTILADLSVRDSMTSLYNHENLFLKLKEEIERAKRIDYPLSIIMMDIDDFKDINDRFGHQCGDDVIIRVAGILSQACRSTDIIGRYGGDEFVIILPDTASDEVLFLAERLRYKIALTDFREGIHITVSGGISELKEESAEELIKKADLQLYKAKANGRNRFEAGSLVDDVQGSLWANFRG encoded by the coding sequence ATGAGGTTTGAACGTTTACGTAAATACTTTATGGTTCTTCCAAAAGAAAACAAGGATGAATTTTCGCGGCAGCTTTGGAAAGATAATTTTTTAAAGCTAATTGTTGTCGCGGGATTTTTTAGCATTTGTGAGAGTTTGCTTCTGATTTTTTTCCCGCGTGCGGTCGTAGACGTTGAAATCAGCATATTGATTTTTGTTCCGATCAGTTTGCTGATGCTTCCGCTTCTTATTCAAGTATACCGGAAATGCAACGTTTACAGAAAGGAAATCATCTATTGTACAGAAGTTGGATATTTAATCATTTTACTGGTTTTTGGCTGCGCGCTTAGTGTTCTGCCGCAAAATGAACTTGTTTCTATTAATCCCTATATTATTGCGGTATTCGGCATAGCAGCTTTTATCTATTTAACTCCTTTGACAAGTTTTATTTTGTATTTTACCATTTACCTTTTCTTTTTCGGGGTTATTCCATACTATCAACCCGATCCATATACGGTGGAGATTCTGCGTATCAATGCCTTTATAATGAACCTGTGCGCCTGGATTTTTTGCAGGATGGTGTTCAGAATCAGATTATTGTCCTTGATTTATAAGAAAGAAATTGAAACCAAGAATACAATATTGGCCGACCTATCCGTCCGCGATTCGATGACATCCCTATATAACCATGAAAATCTCTTTCTGAAACTCAAGGAAGAGATTGAACGTGCCAAACGGATTGATTATCCACTGTCTATCATTATGATGGATATCGATGATTTTAAAGACATCAACGACCGGTTCGGTCATCAATGCGGAGACGATGTCATCATCCGTGTTGCCGGAATATTGAGCCAGGCATGCCGGAGTACCGATATTATCGGCAGATATGGCGGGGACGAATTCGTCATTATCCTGCCTGATACTGCCTCGGATGAGGTTTTATTCCTGGCGGAACGGCTGAGATATAAGATAGCACTAACTGATTTTCGGGAAGGCATACATATAACAGTAAGCGGAGGAATCAGCGAGCTTAAAGAAGAATCGGCCGAGGAACTGATCAAAAAAGCTGACCTCCAGCTGTATAAAGCGAAAGCCAACGGTAGGAACCGGTTTGAGGCAGGATCTCTGGTAGACGATGTCCAGGGAAGCTTGTGGGCTAATTTCAGAGGATGA